One genomic region from Oncorhynchus keta strain PuntledgeMale-10-30-2019 chromosome 33, Oket_V2, whole genome shotgun sequence encodes:
- the LOC118366372 gene encoding golgin subfamily B member 1 isoform X2, whose product MLSRLSQGFTNVLQELSGDEPPDGAPQDMLVPQFPPGDAPGAPEESGPGVEEEPLERLAHLEQLTVHLKEVVRDKDSQLATFEKQLKSERETAEARFTKLKLQAKTKMAALNKQIADLKGQEGAASSPDSSFTSSAPAVEEELQDLRKQLSKVSTSAKNLEERLQMSEQALCEKEAVHTEQVRVLQAVVCEKDVRFQEQIQKHEDELLRVTVQSQNDAELQQALRAAQRRCEEQEEAMRSRCQVLEMLQGELNNADQQKQILTAQFRQMEQELAEAGRQREEERQQWAGWSSQTQAELVALRANLEASERDSAAQLASLEASERDRAAQLASLEASERDRSTQMEDLTVKLELATREREEVTNREVARLEKELAALREEYGEGQRAGEALAELLTGLRSLAGEGAEEDIPVPTDPALCLGTLEAQLERLRVEQRESEEHCAQVTHTMETLQEQLDKRTAEGEEAVARIQQLEQQIGMAARESLVQCVTDPAVEDVTDAEKAQILALEQQLLEKDHELAALQESLVLAEERGSNDAFKVISDQILDQREDTAMAPCDSPTVLPDLLEDTREEDTTLVAEDRSSLSVSADNESSPELIESQSDSPGESKGASSDEMVTSSDSEVAHSSWTLLEAVNQDEGQQSPPILQGFGQLQMQSWEENSSEQETSTVQVESSSVIIRETVQVHLRQQGATLSDSAPGQVFAQALADEMQNRYSELMAELQRLREAASESQERTQGLEEEIRSLVAAKDEAESQAQRYEEELQSARSEMDTVAQHSGSELERQSMEMHLLEEQLDSLQTEGSSKEQKIQALQADLDEAQRALSEQEGQARMLSTQLEEGEITSSGLEQKLQDMEASLLEFSQARDMAKAVLSERDTEINELQLRITQKEQEMMELSNGLSAKLLLTGEEMFLMSTEVKKLKEQIIELEKAGENEKATGESHVEDGDELTSLRKDKEDLTTQVATFKKRLQAALVQRKELMKKVALFEKEADQRKGQVGKATEEAPASVPALEKYRKQEDMAIETTLEEFRQDLRSKEEVMEVLEQKISQQDQVLEETLEMTRRLSEGAQQTPEADTSSEITGLQSQVASPESDCETLLKKLQEAQDSRKEAIRMAKEKDRHHREQLKQQKEEYNGLLERLEEQVGERDGLLTRLRELEELQAQKEVSTEKEVHAELETNAAVEKIEKPAAGDWVQEDWVEFSAPENEAQQQQGDKPITSAEEPSQLLSADIEASLQALKEEVQAEKASCTELESQLQESQASLSLRESELLVLGKELRALREKESQIEHVYEELEALREKCLQAQTYAEAVKAELEAAAKGAASDSTESTIAVLQTEVEDFKQFLSNKNDEIVELSQQLGEQSSLLQSMQETVYEKDQSIASLQEGLRAEKEKSQRLEAEIPQKQEEEKGSEAKILQLQQKLKAALISRKEALKENRSQKEELASTEKVITELHQKMDAREVELEKLRAERERLIEEVDRTLVENHSLGGSCESLKLAMEGMLTEKDFYKREAESAKEEAARACREWEEKVHGMKDEYETLLKSYENVSDESERVRRVLEAARQERKELVARARTHEAAKQEAERQKEEAQKEVDTVKDKMRKFARTKQQKIMDLEEENERLREMDEKKGIRREDKALKGELERLKEEFETLKADLNATTTQRDSLEQQGVELREQLAQELEKGDRLAPDKTPSSDDVVKETIVAQQSSTVMTKTTQEPVKSQPQDIEPHSQAIESEVAAPETPSVEEMVKTEITENTQALIDEKLSKMEEALQSERELRQQREAELTAELASLEQRLQESKEKEQTQREEPVKTDMSESEQTVIEGKRREMEAALHSEREPWQESEAELKAGLASLEQLLQESKVKEQSLMEESSKREAQLQELHSSLEVEKDDLEERLMNQLAQLNGSIAGYQQDAADSRERLAELQWEVERLERERAELEALAESERDRAARLEEDKRQAQRERAEAEAESGKQRELEQQLKSAQRVKEGSQSRAKQLEELLREKQLEVRQMQKDCIQYQERISEMARESKALQLGSNEVHKELGQAYLERTKVTDALKKTEAELSSCKAQLVETQTEASQAQAERRACEQTALQREAELKAEAEQSLDSVRFRLGAELKQIELRLEESYREREREEDATREAKELADTAERQAQQMQARLDESLARLAAFSRCMSSLQDDRDRVLDETRQWESRFNSTLQGKEAEVREGETRSRDLAEKLQKETAQREELQLTVDRLQKADEQWQLKWEQEEKNLRENQAALEQERGELQKSLAQTVTSLADARAQLASLESEAEGLRHRTQALEEAVGKLQGETNEVRSQLKEREAEGRRLGLSVEQLETDLHSSKTLTESLQTELSEKERREVELLGEKEQAVTQAAEEARREADARAQEAEKELEQRREEVRGLEDRLRKAEEESSHSKARLDAFTKAMGSLQDDRDRVLGMYKQLEEKHLQVMMEKDALIQEAAAENNNLKEELRSLLVQRDDLHAEKAKLSAKLHGYRDDLTQVLTMKESQHKQLLSGQLERIATLEKERAELEAKIKSLEGGEAFVQAVERETLSQAGDSGNRQLRDAPGAEVEKLREQLQAARAQVESLEESLSKEREVQEARQKELKELRWEGGVTRTESETAAERVAELARDLLSMEQRLLEEREVASQLRAQNQAFGQAMASLQGSRDQALSQAQELSLRLEEMSRAGGQQTPTTGHGGSTAEVWGLKNALSALQNDRERLLEQLQQQHSELTRLGGGELSKLSQELEEERRRAEEMMDRMRELDNLRQRENQELEILRLEQVDWQAQAELLKQQTLATLSDRDQQVRQLGAMLEEARATRPKPPEEHHQRQLSHVFEENRHLSSQFQGSSQRLDEAESRCTALQRQLKELHEDKRKGTGEVDSAPGAPQQHSGPSESESLRVDFKELQRRLDEEQQYRVAVEEQLMAAQDRLKLINQGEWQSAHEGQFSTSETSVLIDPPGGSVTRIRGSNRPGLMRMLRVSFCSRQRTPLLVSLYLLTVHVLLLLCLGGYV is encoded by the exons ATGCTCAGCCGGCTGTCCCAGGGCTTTACCAACGTCCTGCAGGAGCTGTCTGGGGACGAGCCCCCCGATGGAGCCCCTCAG GATATGTTGGTCCCCCAATTCCCCCCTGGAGATGCCCCCGGGGCCCCTGAGGAGTCTGGGCCTGGGGTGGAGGAGGAGCCCCTGGAAAGGCTGGCCCATCTAGAGCAGCTGACAGTGCATCTCAAGGAGGTGGTCAGAGATAAGGACAGCCAGCTGGCCACCTTTGAAAAGCAGCTCAAG AGCGAAAGGGAGACAGCGGAGGCACGCTTCACTAAACTGAAGCTGCAGGCCAAAACCAAGATGGCTGCTCTGAACAAACAAATTGCTGACCTCAAAGGGCAGGAGGGAGCAGCA AGCTCTCCAGACAGCTCCTTCACCAGCTCAGCTCCTGCTGTGGAGGAGGAACTCCAGGATCTGAGGAAGCAGCTCAGTAAGGTCTCGACCTCGGCGAAGAACCTCGAGGAGCGTCTCCAGATGTCTGAACAGGCCCTGTGTGAAAAGGAAGCCGTACACACGGAGCAG GTTCGTGTGCTTCAGGCAGTTGTCTGTGAAAAGGACGTGCGTTTCCAGGAGCAGATCCAGAAGCACGAGGACGAGCTGCTGAGGGTCACAGTGCAGAGCCAGAACGACGCTGAGCTGCAGCAG GCTCTGCGTGCAGCCCAGCGGCGTtgtgaggagcaggaggaagccATGCGGTCACGCTGCCAGGTGCTGGAGATGCTGCAGGGGGAGCTGAACAATGCAGACCAGCAGAAACAG atcctcacgGCTCAGTTCCGCCAGATGGAGCAGGAGCTGGCTGAGGCtggcaggcagagggaggaggagagacagcagTGGGCTGGGTGGTCCAGCCAGACCCAGGCAGAGCTGGTGGCCCTCCGAGCCAACCTGGAGGCCTCCGAGCGGGACAGCGCAGCCCAGCTAGCCAGTCTGGAGGCCTCAGAGCGGGACAGAGCAGCCCAGCTAGCCAGTCTGGAGGCTTCAGAGAGAGACCGATCAACCCAGATGGAGGACCTGACAGTGAAACTGGAGTTGGCCACTAGAGAGCGGGAGGAAGTGACCAACAGAGAAGTAGCCAGGTTGGAAAAGGAGCTTGCTGCCTTAAGAGAGGAGTATGGAGAGGGGCAAAGGGCAGGAGAGGCCCTGGCTGAGTTGTTGACAGGCCTGCGCTCTCTGGCTGGAGAGGGGGCCGAGGAGGACATCCCTGTTCCCACCGACCCGGCCCTGTGCCTGGGTACACTGGAGGCCCAGTTGGAGAGGCTGAGGGTGGagcagagggagagcgaggaacACTGCGCCCAGGTCACCCACACCATGGAGACATTGCAAG AACAACTGGATAAGCGCACCGCAGAAGGCGAAGAGGCAGTTGCTAGGATACAACAGCTGGAGCAGCAAATTGGAATG GCTGCTCGTGAGTCATTGGTCCAGTGTGTGACTGACCCAGCTGTGGAAGACGTGACTGATGCTGAAAAGG CCCAAATATTGGCTCTGGAGCAGCAGCTATTGGAGAAAGACCATGAGTTGGCTGCCCTGCAAGAGAGTCTTGTGCTGGCTGAAGAGCGGGGCTCAAATGATGCATTCAAGGTAATCTCTGATCAGATTCTAGACCAGCGTGAGGACACTGCAATGGCCCCCTGCGACAGTCCTACAGTGCTGCCAGACCTCCTAGAAGACACGCGAGAGGAGGACACCACCCTGGTGGCAGAGGATAGGTCAAGCCTGTCAGTCTCCGCTGATAACGAGAGCAGTCCAGAGCTCATTGAATCCCAGTCTGACTCTCCCGGAGAATCTAAGGGGGCCTCCTCTGATGAGATGGTCACGAGCAGTGACTCCGAGGTGGCCCACAGCAGCTGGACCCTCCTAGAGGCTGTGAACCAAGATGAAGGTCAGCAGTCGCCTCCCATACTGCAGGGCTTTGGCCAGCTCCAGATGCAATCCTGGGAAGAGAACAGCTCTGAGCAGGAAACATCCACAGTCCAGGTGGAGTCCTCATCAGTCATCATCCGTGAGACTGTGCAGGTGCACCTCAGACAGCAGGGGGCGACCCTCTCTGACTCTGCCCCTGGACAGGTGTTTGCCCAGGCACTGGCAGATGAGATGCAGAACAGGTACAGTGAGCTCATGGCTGAGCTCCAGAGATTGAGAGAGGCTGCCTCAGAGTCACAGGAGAGAACCCAAGGCCTTGAGGAAGAGATTCGGTCCCTGGTAGCTGCCAAGGATGAGGCAGAGTCCCAGGCCCAGAGATATGAGGAAGAGCTCCAGTCAGCCAGGTCAGAGATGGACACGGTGGCCCAGCACAGTGGCTCTGAGTTGGAGAGGCAGAGCATGGAGATGCATCTCCTGGAGGAGCAGCTGGACAGCCTGCAGACAGAAGGCAGCTCCAAAGAGCAGAAGATCCAGGCCCTGCAGGCAGACCTGGACGAGGCTCAGCGCGCTCTCTCTGAGCAGGAGGGCCAGGCCAGGATGCTGAGCACCCAGCTGGAAGAAGGGGAGATCACTTCCTCTGGGCTGGAGCAGAAGCTCCAAGACATGGAGGCCAGCCTGCTGGAGTTCTCTCAGGCTAGGGACATGGCCAAGGCTGTACTGTCTGAGAGGGACACTGAGATTAACGAGCTGCAACTGCGTATTACCCAGAAAGAGCAGGAGATGATGGAGCTGAGCAACGGCTTGTCTGCCAAACTGCTCCTGACTGGTGAGGAGATGTTCCTGATGAGCACTGAGGTCAAGAAACTGAAGGAGCAGATAATTGAGCTTGAGAAAGCTGGAGAAAATGAGAAAGCGAcaggggagagtcatgtagaggaTGGTGATGAGCTCACTAGTTTGCGAAAGGACAAAGAGGATCTGACAACCCAAGTGGCCACCTTTAAAAAGAGGTTGCAGGCAGCCCTGGTGCAGCGCAAAGAGCTGATGAAAAAAGTTGCGTTGTTTGAGAAAGAGGCAGATCAAAGGAAAGGACAAGTAGGGAAAGCAACGGAGGAAGCCCCTGCAAGTGTACCAGCTTTAGAAAAATACAGAAAACAAGAGGATATGGCAATTGAAACTACTCTCGAAGAGTTCAGACAAGACTTGAGGTCCAAAGAAGAGGTCATGGAGGTTTTGGAACAGAAAATCAGCCAGCAGGATCAGGTTCTGGAAGAGACACTTGAAATGACCAGAAGGCTGAGTGAGGGAGCTCAGCAGACTCCAGAGGCTGACACCTCATCTGAAATCACTGGGTTGCAGTCCCAGGTGGCCTCACCGGAGTCAGATTGCGAAACACTGCTAAAGAAACTCCAAGAGGCTCAGGACTCTCGCAAAGAAGCCATCCGCATGGCCAAAGAAAAGGACAGGCACCACCGCGAACAGCTTAAACAACAAAAGGAAGAGTACAACGGGCTGTTGGAGCGTTTGGAGGAGCAGGTTGGTGAACGAGATGGGCTGTTGACTAGACTGAGAGAGCTCGAGGAACTGCAGGCACAGAAAGAGGTGAGCACAGAGAAGGAAGTACATGCCGAGCTGGAGACCAACGCTGCAGTGGAGAAGATTGAGAAGCCAGCTGCAGGAGATTGGGTCCAGGAAGACTGGGTGGAATTTTCAGCTCCTGAGAATGaagcacaacaacaacaaggtgATAAACCCATTACCAGTGCCGAGGAACCCTCTCAGCTACTTTCAGCTGACATTGAGGCCTCATTACAAGCTCTGAAAGAAGAGGTCCAGGCTGAGAAGGCATCTTGTACAGAGTTGGAGAGCCAACTGCAGGAGAGCCAGGCTAGCCTGTCACTCAGGGAAAGTGAGCTTCTAGTGCTGGGCAAAGAGCTGCGGgccctgagagagaaagagagccagattGAACATGTCTATGAGGAGTTGGAGGCTCTGAGGGAGAAGTGTCTTCAGGCTCAGACCTATGCAGAAGCTGTGAAAGCAGAGTTGGAGGCTGCGGCCAAGGGAGCCGCCTCAGACTCCACTGAGTCCACCATTGCCGTCCTGCAGACAGAGGTGGAGGACTTCAAGCAGTTCCTGAGCAACAAGAATGATGAGATCGTGGAGCTTAGCCAGCAGCTGGGTGAGCAAAGCTCTCTCCTCCAGTCTATGCAAGAGACAGTGTATGAGAAGGACCAGTCGATCGCCTCCCTGCAGGAAGGCCTGAGAGCAGAGAAGGAAAAGAGCCAGAGACTGGAGGCCGAGATCCCCCAGAagcaagaggaagagaagggCAGCGAGGCCAAGATCCTGCAGCTTCAGCAGAAGCTCAAAGCTGCCCTTATCTCCCGCAAAGAGGCCCTCAAAGAGAACAGAAGCCAGAAAGAAGAGTTGGCCTCCACTGAGAAAGTCATCACTGAACTGCATCAGAAGATGGATGCTAGAGAAGTCGAGCTGGAGAAGctgagagcagaaagagagaggctgatAGAGGAGGTCGATCGGACCTTGGTGGAGAACCATAGCCTTGGGGGATCCTGCGAGAGCCTCAAGCTGGCCATGGAGGGTATGCTGACAGAGAAAGACTTCTATAAAAGAGAGGCAGAGTCTGCCAAGGAGGAGGCTGCCCGGGCATGCAGAGAATGGGAGGAGAAGGTGCATGGGATGAAGGATGAGTATGAGACTCTGCTAAAGTCCTATGAGAACGTGAGTGATGAGTCAGAGCGTGTGAGACGTGTGCTGGAAGCTGCTAGGCAGGAGAGGAAGGAGCTTGTTGCTAGAGCCAGGACCCACGAGGCAGCCAAGCAGGAGGCTGAACGGCAGAAAGAAGAGGCCCAGAAAGAGGTGGACACTGTCAAAGACAAGATGAGGAAGTTTGCCAGGACCAAGCAGCAGAAAATCATGGATTTagaggaggagaatgagagacTCCGAGAGATGGATGAAAAGAAAGGAATAAGAAGAGAGGACAAGGCACTCAAAGGAGAACTTGAAAGACTCAAAGAAGAGTTTGAGACTCTGAAAGCTGATTTGAATGCCACTACGACACAGAGGGACTCCTTAGAACAGCAGGGTGTTGAGTTAAGGGAGCAACTAGCCCAAGAGCTAGAGAAAGGGGACAGATTAGCCCCAGATAAAACCCCCAGCTCTGATGATGTAGTGAAGGAGACTATTGTTGCCCAGCAGTCTAGTACAGTCATGACTAAAACTACCCAAGAGCCAGTTAAGAGCCAGCCTCAGGATATAGAGCCACATAGTCAGGCCATAGAGTCTGAGGTAGCTGCACCTGAAACTCCCTCTGTTGAGGAGATGGTGAAGACcgaaataactgaaaatacacaGGCCCTAATTGATGAGAAATTGAGCAAAATGGAGGAAGCCCTacagtcagagagggaactgaggCAACAGCGCGAGGCTGAACTCACTGCCGAGCTGGCCTCTTTGGAACAGCGCCTTCAGGAGAGTAAAGAAAAGGaacagacccagagagaggaGCCAGTGAAGACGGACATGTCTGAAAGTGAACAGACCGTAATTGAGGGAAAACGGAGGGAAATGGAGGCAGCCCTACATTCAGAGAGGGAACCGTGGCAAGAGAGTGAGGCTGAACTCAAGGCTGGACTAGCCTCTCTGGAGCAGCTCCTTCAGGAGAGTAAAGTTAAGGAACAGAGCCTGATGGAGGAGAGCTCTAAAAGGGAAGCCCAACTCCAGGAGCTCCACAGCAGCCTGGAGGTAGAAAAGGACGACCTAGAGGAGCGTCTGATGAACCAGCTGGCCCAGCTGAATGGCAGCATCGCCGGCTACCAGCAGGACGCGGCAGACAGCCGGGAGCGCCTTGCGGAGCTGCAGTGGGAggtggagagactggagagggagCGGGCTGAACTGGAAGCCCTGGccgagagcgagagggaccgggcagccAGGCTGGAGGAGGACAAGAggcaggcccagagagagagggctgaggcagaggcagagtCAGGGAAACAGAGGGAGCTGGAGCAGCAGCTGAAGTCCGCCCAGAGGGTGAAAGAGGGCAGCCAGAGTCGGGCAAAGCAGCTGGAGGAGCTGCTGAGAGAGAAGCAGCTGGAGGTGCGCCAGATGCAGAAGGACTGCATCCAGTACCAGGAAAGGATCAGCGAGATGGCCAGGGAGAGCAAGGCTTTGCAACTGGGCAGCAATGAGGTCCACAAAGAGCTTGGGCAAGCCTATCTGGAGAGGACCAAAGTCACAGACGCTTTGAAGAAGACTGAGGCTGAGCTATCTAGCTGCAAAGCCCAGCTGGTTGAGACCCAGACAGAGGCCAGCCAGGCCCAAGCTGAGAGGAGAGCCTGTGAGCAGACCGCTCTACAGAGAGAGGCTGAGTTGAAAGCAGAAGCAGAGCAGAGCCTGGACTCTGTGAGGTTCAGGCTGGGAGCTGAGCTGAAGCAGATTGAGCTGAGGTTGGAGGAGTCTTaccgggagagggagagagaggaggatgccACCCGGGAGGCAAAAGAGCTCGCTGACACCGCTGAGAGACAGGCCCAGCAGATGCAGGCCCGCCTCGATGAGTCTCTGGCCCGACTGGCTGCCTTCTCGCGCTGTATGTCCTCCCTGCAGGACGACAGGGACCGCGTGCTGGATGAGACCCGGCAGTGGGAGAGTCGCTTCAACAGCACCCTCCAGGGGAAGGAGGCAGAGGTGCGGGAGGGAGAGACCCGATCCAGAGATCTGGCTGAAAAGCTGCAGAAAGAGACCGCACAGAGAGAAGAGCTACAGCTTACAGTGGACAG ACTGCAGAAAGCAGACGAGCAGTGGCAGCTGAAATGGGAGCAGGAAGAGAAGAATCTCCGTGAGAACCAAGCTGCCCTGGAGCAGGAGAGGGGAGAGCTTCAGAAGTCCCTAGCCCAGACCGTGACCTCCCTGGCTGACGCTCGCGCCCAGCTGGCCTCCCTCGAGAGCGAGGCGGAGGGCCTCCGCCACAGAACCCAGGCCCTGGAAGAGGCAGTTGGGAAGCTGCAGGGAGAGACCAATGAGGTCAGGTCCCAGCTGaaggagagggaagcagaggggAGGAGGCTGGGCCTGAGCGTGGAACAACTGGAGACAGACCTGCACTCCTCCAAGACCCTGACAGAGAGCCTGCAGACAGAGctgagtgagaaggagaggagagaggtagagctgctgggggagaAGGAGCAAGCCGTGACACAG GCTGCAGAGGAGGCCAGGAGGGAGGCTGACGCCAGGGCCCAGGAGGCtgagaaggagctggagcagaggagagaggaggtgcgGGGTCTGGAGGACCGGCTGCggaaggcagaggaggagagcagcCACAGCAAAGCCAGGCTGGATGCCTTCACCAAGGCCATGGGCTCTTTACAGGACGACAGAGACAGAGTACTTGGCATGTACAAACAGCTGGAGGAGAAACATCTGcag GTGATGATGGAAAAGGACGCTCTGATCCAGGAGGCTGCTGCGGAGAATAACAATCTGAAGGAGGAGCTGCGCTCCCTATTGGTCCAGAGGGACGACCTCCACGCAGAGAAGGCCAAGCTATCTGCCAAGCTTCACGGCTACAGGGACGACCTTACCCAGGTCCTCACCATGAAGGAGTCCCAGCACAAGCAGCTCTTGTCCGGCCAGCTGGAGCGCATCGCTAccctggagaaggagagagctgAGCTAGAGGCTAAGATCAAgagcctggagggaggggaggcttTTGTTCAGGCGGTGGAGAGGGAGACACTCAGCCAGGCTGGTGATAGTGGAAACAGGCAGCTGAGAGACGCTCCCGGGGCGGAGGTAGAGAAGCTGAGGGAGCAGCTGCAGGCTGCCAGGGCCCAGGTGGAGAGCCTGGAGGAGAGCCTTTCCAAGGAAAGAGAGGTGCAGGAGGCTCGGCAGAAGGAGCTGAAAGAACTGCgttgggagggaggggtgacGCGCACGGAATCGGAGACAGCGGCCGAGAGGGTGGCTGAGCTGGCCCGAGACCTGCTGAGCATGGAGCagagactgctggaggagagggaggtggccAGCCAGCTCCGGGCCCAGAACCAGGCGTTCGGCCAGGCCATGGCGTCACTGCAGGGCAGCAGGGACCAGGCACTCAGCCAGGCCCAGGAGCTCAGCCTCAGACTGGAGGAGATGAGCAGGGCAGGGGGCCAGCAGACACCCACCACAGGCCATGGAGGATCCACTGCAGAGGTGTGGGGACTGAAGAACGCTCTGTCAGCTCTGCAGAACGACAGGGAGAGACTG TTGGAACAGCTCCAGCAGCAGCACTCAGAGCTCACTCGactgggaggaggagagctgtCTAAACTCAGCCAGgagctagaggaggagaggaggagggctgaggagatGATGGACAGGATGAGGGAGCTAGACAACCTGAGGCAGAGGGAGAACCAGGAATTAGAAATTCTCAG gctgGAGCAGGTTGACTGGCAGGCTCAGGCAGAGCTCCTGAAGCAGCAGACCCTGGCCACCCTCTCAGACCGTGACCAGCAGGTGCGCCAGCTCGGTGCCATGTTGGAGGAGGCCCGCGCCACCAGGCCCAAACCACCGGAGGAACACCACCAGAGACAG ctcTCACATGTGTTTGAGGAGAACCGCCATCTCTCCTCCCAGTTCCAAGGCAGTTCCCAGAGGCTAGACGAGGCCGAGAGCCGCTGCACTGCCCTCCAGAGGCAGCTCAAGGAACTGCACGAAGACAAGCGCAAG gGGACAGGGGAAGTGGACAGTGCCCCCGGAGCTCCTCAGCAGCACAGTGGCCCTTCAGAGAGCGAGAGCCTCAGGGTGGATTTTAAAGAGCTCCAGCGCAG ACTGGATGAGGAGCAGCAGTATAGGGTGGCTGTGGAGGAGCAGCTAATGGCCGCCCAGGACCGCCTCAAACT GATCAACCAGGGTGAATGGCAGTCGGCCCATGAAGGGCAGTTCTCTACTTCTGAGACATCTGTCCTCATTGATCCACCAGGAGGCTCTGTCACCCGA aTTCGGGGGAGCAACAGGCCAGGCCTGATGAGAATGCTGCGCGTGTCCTTCTGCTCTCGCCAGCGCACACCCCTGCTGGTGTCCCTCTACCTGCTCACCGTGCACGTGCTGCTACTGCTCTGCCTGGGGGGTTATGTTTAG